The Sinomicrobium kalidii genome contains a region encoding:
- a CDS encoding histidine phosphatase family protein codes for MLNIYLARHGETPFNADGNRYCGKTDVELNEKGISQAENLRNLIRGIRFEGIYCSPLKRAHKTATIAAHDRQILVDKRLTELDFGRWEGKTREEFIAEAPDLWHNWNTNPENHPAGGTGETASDLIARLSSFMDELHTNHPEGNVLIVAHNAVNRFLIAHLIGLPLKNYRKIRQENSTLSCIIYDTTEGYVLSQLNCIK; via the coding sequence ATGCTTAACATATATCTGGCACGGCACGGTGAAACCCCGTTCAATGCCGACGGCAACCGCTATTGCGGAAAAACCGATGTGGAACTCAATGAAAAGGGCATATCACAGGCCGAAAACCTGCGCAACCTCATCCGGGGTATCCGGTTTGAAGGCATTTATTGCTCTCCCCTGAAGCGGGCACATAAAACGGCTACCATTGCCGCCCACGACCGGCAAATACTCGTGGACAAAAGATTGACGGAACTGGATTTCGGCCGCTGGGAAGGGAAAACCCGCGAGGAATTTATTGCCGAAGCCCCCGACTTATGGCACAACTGGAATACCAACCCGGAAAATCATCCCGCCGGGGGAACAGGCGAGACCGCATCAGACCTTATCGCCCGGCTTTCTTCTTTTATGGATGAATTGCACACCAACCATCCGGAAGGAAATGTCCTAATAGTCGCCCACAATGCGGTAAACCGTTTTCTTATAGCCCACCTCATAGGCCTTCCACTAAAAAACTACCGGAAGATCCGGCAGGAAAATTCTACCTTGTCCTGTATCATTTACGACACCACTGAAGGGTATGTCCTGTCCCAACTTAATTGTATCAAATAA
- a CDS encoding helix-turn-helix domain-containing protein: MSYVREEELIISFLKILSTIRKANKRFINSSIYKFSIEEKDGHRLNNILNFTFSHLEKNIKIEDVARIANLSKSQFSRYFKLHTGKTYIEFLNELRIESACSLLLDERNTVEAICYDVGYSNLSHFNRQFKRLKGVTPSVYRRLRDNNEIGEEV, translated from the coding sequence ATGTCATATGTAAGAGAAGAAGAATTGATCATCAGTTTTTTAAAAATACTGTCAACCATACGAAAAGCAAATAAAAGATTTATCAATTCCAGTATATACAAATTTTCCATTGAGGAAAAGGACGGGCACAGACTTAACAATATTCTAAACTTTACTTTCAGTCATCTCGAAAAAAACATCAAAATTGAAGATGTGGCCCGAATAGCCAATTTAAGTAAATCCCAGTTTAGCAGATATTTTAAATTGCACACGGGAAAAACCTATATAGAATTTTTAAACGAATTGCGCATTGAATCGGCTTGTTCATTATTGCTCGATGAGAGAAATACAGTAGAAGCTATTTGCTACGATGTCGGTTATTCGAACCTTTCCCATTTCAATCGGCAATTTAAAAGGCTGAAAGGGGTAACTCCGTCTGTATACCGGAGGCTCAGGGATAACAATGAAATAGGCGAAGAGGTTTGA
- a CDS encoding sulfatase has protein sequence MMSTKNKLSFHSILFVALTLCYFTSCKQGKPEKQLSADLIEKPNVLFISIDDLNDWIEPLGGHPQAITPNFNRLAEKSVLFTHAYTANPACNPSRAAILSGLAPQTTGVYSNYQDWREVIGDYRSLGGYFRDNGYYSAGAGKLYHYFMVDTTAWDDYWPSQKKNMPRDFPPHGFAPEDYKKRAENGTVSMPMFKDMYTAFDWTPLVVEDSLMGDYKSVEWVSNQLKADHNDPFFLACGIYRPHLPWYVPKKYYEMFPLESIQLPEVLPNDPDDLSDRAIDIAHRGGNYHKHVVKADQWKNAVQGYLASIAFADAMLGRLLDALENSRYADNTVIVLWSDHGWQLGEKEHWRKFALWENTAKSVLMMHAPEGTPGLPEGSEDGQRSDRIVSLMDIYPTLLDLCGLPPSKSVDGRSLAPLLKDPDAEWNYPAITSYDFGEFSVRTENWRYTRYIDGSEELYDHTRDENEWQNLANLPEYQPVIEKMKKHIPENPAPLIKTSLKMRPYFVPPFKSKEEYDDWLEHDKDNKYLLEKYWEQK, from the coding sequence ATGATGAGTACAAAAAATAAACTATCTTTTCACAGCATTCTTTTTGTTGCACTTACATTGTGTTATTTTACGTCGTGTAAGCAGGGAAAACCGGAAAAACAGCTAAGTGCCGATCTTATTGAAAAACCAAATGTTTTGTTCATTTCGATAGACGACCTCAACGATTGGATCGAGCCCTTAGGGGGGCATCCCCAGGCCATAACACCAAATTTTAACCGTTTGGCTGAAAAATCTGTCCTTTTTACTCATGCCTATACGGCCAACCCTGCCTGCAACCCTTCAAGGGCAGCGATCTTATCCGGTCTGGCTCCGCAAACAACCGGGGTTTACTCCAATTATCAGGACTGGAGGGAAGTCATTGGGGATTATCGTTCCCTGGGGGGATATTTCAGGGATAACGGGTATTATTCCGCAGGTGCCGGAAAATTATACCATTACTTTATGGTAGATACAACGGCATGGGACGATTACTGGCCATCGCAAAAGAAGAATATGCCCCGGGACTTTCCTCCTCACGGCTTTGCGCCGGAAGATTACAAAAAGAGAGCTGAAAATGGTACAGTTTCCATGCCCATGTTTAAAGATATGTACACTGCCTTTGACTGGACTCCTTTAGTTGTAGAGGATTCTTTAATGGGAGATTACAAAAGTGTGGAATGGGTATCCAACCAGCTCAAGGCAGACCACAATGATCCTTTTTTCCTGGCTTGTGGGATTTATCGTCCGCACTTGCCATGGTATGTTCCGAAAAAATATTACGAGATGTTCCCCCTGGAGTCTATCCAGCTCCCCGAAGTTTTGCCAAACGATCCGGATGACCTGAGTGACCGGGCTATAGATATTGCTCACAGAGGGGGGAATTATCACAAACATGTGGTCAAAGCAGATCAATGGAAAAATGCAGTGCAGGGGTACTTAGCTTCAATTGCTTTTGCGGATGCCATGCTGGGACGCTTGCTCGATGCCCTGGAAAACAGCCGTTATGCCGACAATACCGTAATCGTACTGTGGTCCGACCACGGTTGGCAATTGGGTGAAAAAGAACACTGGAGAAAATTTGCTTTATGGGAGAATACTGCCAAAAGTGTTTTGATGATGCACGCACCAGAAGGTACGCCCGGCCTGCCGGAAGGATCGGAAGACGGCCAGCGTTCCGACCGCATCGTATCGCTTATGGATATTTACCCTACGCTCCTTGACTTGTGCGGGTTGCCCCCGAGCAAAAGCGTAGACGGCAGGAGTTTGGCCCCTCTCTTAAAAGATCCTGATGCCGAATGGAATTATCCCGCCATTACCTCCTACGACTTCGGTGAATTTTCGGTCCGGACCGAAAATTGGAGGTATACCCGCTATATTGACGGTAGTGAAGAACTTTACGATCATACCCGGGACGAAAATGAATGGCAAAACCTTGCAAACCTCCCGGAGTATCAACCCGTAATTGAAAAAATGAAAAAACATATTCCTGAGAATCCGGCTCCGCTTATAAAAACATCGCTTAAAATGCGACCTTATTTCGTGCCTCCCTTTAAATCAAAAGAAGAGTATGACGACTGGTTAGAACACGATAAAGACAATAAATATTTACTTGAAAAATATTGGGAACAGAAGTAG
- a CDS encoding DUF885 domain-containing protein yields MNRILLAFMTIVVLYGCKKERKSGTEDASQALQQVIDSYHNHKGYDKEQYPLGLYTKTYYEAEAQFARKKLGELSEINAAGLSETEQISLKLLAFSLQNKVDFFGFERYLNPITSHTGFHSSLPYRVKPLTNYKQVRRYLNQLNAIPGFVDQHIENMREGLQKGISQPRVIFDGYESTYNDHIVSDYEESFYYSPFKDLPKTLTGAQKDSVLKAAKTAIEIKVVPQFKRIKDFFETEYIPNTRTTLGISGIPNGKAYYQNRISFYTTSSRYTADDIHNIGLQEVARIRAEMETIIAGLDFKGSFKDFLRFLRTDEQFYAKTPGQLLMLARDIAKRADAQLPRFFKTLSRKPYGVAPVPDAMAPKYTGGRYIPTPSESTDPGYYWVNTYDLPSRTLYTLPVLTAHEAVPGHHLQISLNRELGDSIPGFRRNFSVTAFVEGWGLYAETLGAEMGLYTTPYEQFGKLTYEMWRACRLVVDTGIHAKGWTREQVVDYMASNTALSLLEINSETDRYISNPGQALSYKIGELKIRELRKKAEQQLGTKFDIRTFHEVVLEQGTVTLPILEQRVNNYIRSLQ; encoded by the coding sequence ATGAATAGAATACTTCTCGCCTTTATGACCATTGTTGTCCTGTACGGCTGTAAAAAAGAACGTAAAAGCGGTACGGAAGATGCTTCACAAGCGTTGCAGCAGGTCATAGACAGCTATCACAACCACAAGGGCTACGACAAGGAACAATATCCTTTGGGCCTGTATACAAAAACCTATTACGAAGCCGAAGCACAGTTTGCCCGGAAAAAACTGGGCGAATTGTCGGAAATCAATGCCGCCGGATTAAGTGAAACCGAACAGATATCACTAAAACTGCTGGCCTTCAGCCTGCAGAATAAGGTAGATTTCTTCGGGTTTGAACGGTATCTAAATCCGATAACCTCCCATACCGGTTTTCACAGCAGCCTGCCATACAGGGTAAAGCCCCTGACCAATTACAAGCAGGTCAGGCGCTATCTGAACCAGTTGAACGCCATCCCCGGATTTGTCGATCAACACATCGAAAATATGAGAGAGGGGTTGCAAAAAGGAATCTCACAGCCCAGGGTGATCTTTGACGGCTACGAATCTACCTACAACGACCATATTGTATCCGATTATGAGGAAAGTTTTTACTATTCCCCTTTTAAAGACCTGCCGAAAACGTTGACCGGCGCACAAAAAGACTCCGTGCTGAAAGCGGCCAAAACCGCCATAGAAATCAAGGTCGTTCCCCAGTTTAAACGTATTAAAGACTTTTTTGAGACCGAATATATCCCGAATACGAGAACTACGCTGGGAATATCCGGAATCCCCAACGGTAAGGCATACTATCAAAACAGGATCAGCTTTTACACCACTTCCTCCCGGTACACTGCAGATGATATCCACAATATAGGGCTGCAAGAAGTTGCGAGGATAAGGGCGGAAATGGAGACCATTATTGCCGGACTGGACTTTAAAGGGAGTTTTAAAGACTTTTTGCGGTTTTTAAGGACCGATGAACAATTTTATGCCAAAACCCCCGGACAACTCCTGATGCTGGCACGCGATATAGCAAAACGCGCGGACGCCCAGCTTCCGAGGTTCTTTAAAACACTTTCCCGGAAACCATACGGTGTGGCCCCGGTGCCCGATGCCATGGCCCCCAAATATACCGGAGGGCGTTATATCCCTACTCCCAGCGAAAGTACAGACCCGGGGTATTACTGGGTAAACACCTACGACCTGCCGAGCCGGACACTGTATACCTTGCCCGTCTTGACTGCCCACGAAGCCGTCCCCGGACATCATTTGCAGATCAGCCTGAACAGGGAATTGGGAGACAGTATCCCCGGGTTCAGAAGAAATTTTTCAGTCACCGCTTTTGTAGAAGGCTGGGGACTGTATGCAGAGACCCTGGGTGCGGAAATGGGACTGTACACCACCCCGTACGAGCAGTTCGGCAAACTCACCTACGAAATGTGGAGGGCCTGCAGGCTGGTGGTCGATACCGGGATTCATGCCAAAGGGTGGACCCGGGAACAGGTAGTAGACTATATGGCATCGAATACCGCTTTGTCATTGCTGGAAATAAATTCGGAGACCGACCGCTATATTTCCAACCCGGGGCAGGCATTATCTTATAAAATAGGGGAACTCAAAATAAGGGAACTCCGCAAAAAGGCAGAACAACAACTCGGAACAAAATTCGATATCAGAACCTTCCATGAAGTGGTATTGGAACAGGGAACAGTTACCCTTCCCATTCTGGAACAAAGAGTTAATAATTATATCAGATCACTGCAGTGA
- a CDS encoding S9 family peptidase gives MRPVKKILLIVSGLLSTISGAQEVKLNIENITNGSFIAKKADYSSWTNENRYVHLDNETGRLVGYVAGTKEQKILVSVAGLIGKNKKGKIRNYTFSEDGSAVIVSLNTEGKTRIFLVDLTGNTNTELLLDKTLGIPRNLKLSPDNKMVSFVCKSDIYAYDVRNKKTIRLTTDGSDEIINSNASFRFASILSSRDHYWSPDSKYVAFNQFDTKEVPTYKIINNTDSLYPFVKEFQYIKPGKTLPAVKPGIVEVATQKVTWPDIGEDYRNSYITNLKWNPKSNKLYIQKLNRNQNVMDIFVAEAGSRNTEKIYTEQEDTFLDAFDLVWLNGGSDFLWMSENDGWRHLYKITSDGKQKTCITPGEFDVFNKTQVRAAPKSKWVYFHASPENSLHLYLFRASLDGKGKIERITPEKETGTHKYDISPDGKWAFQNFSRFDIPTRTRLVKLPAHKVVKTMEDNAALSSKIEAIHPSPVTYSEIQIEDDVALDSWMIKPPNFDASKKYPVVFHVYSMPANQTTADLWKGRNYFFYQFLAKNGFIVMGIDGRGTPVLKGKKWRKSIYLKHGILPADDIAKATKAMAAQHPYINAEKIGAYGWSGGGLMSLLLVLRHPDVFNTAIPGAYLSHHKYYHAGFTERYMGTPQQNPEAYEETAALNYVKNLKGNLLLVHGTGDDNVHYQNTEALINKLTEEKKVFSVVPYPNRTHRIRSVKGSQYHLFKTYLNFFSQHLLGE, from the coding sequence ATGAGACCTGTAAAAAAAATATTATTGATCGTGTCCGGACTGCTAAGCACAATATCCGGGGCACAAGAGGTAAAACTCAACATTGAGAATATCACAAACGGCAGCTTTATAGCCAAAAAGGCCGACTACAGTTCGTGGACAAACGAAAACCGGTACGTCCACCTGGACAATGAAACGGGAAGACTTGTCGGTTACGTTGCCGGCACAAAAGAACAAAAGATACTGGTCTCAGTTGCCGGACTGATAGGTAAAAACAAAAAGGGAAAAATAAGGAATTACACTTTTTCGGAAGATGGATCCGCAGTGATCGTCAGCCTGAATACCGAAGGTAAAACACGTATCTTTCTCGTAGACTTAACAGGCAATACAAATACGGAGCTGCTCCTTGATAAGACTCTGGGAATCCCCAGGAATCTAAAGTTGTCCCCGGACAATAAGATGGTCTCATTTGTGTGTAAATCAGATATATACGCATATGATGTCCGCAATAAAAAAACAATCCGGTTGACAACCGACGGAAGCGATGAAATTATCAACTCCAATGCTTCTTTCCGGTTTGCATCCATCCTCAGCTCCCGCGACCATTACTGGAGTCCGGACAGCAAGTATGTAGCTTTCAACCAGTTCGATACAAAGGAGGTTCCCACCTACAAGATCATCAACAATACGGATTCCCTCTATCCTTTTGTCAAGGAATTTCAATACATCAAACCCGGAAAAACACTCCCGGCCGTAAAACCCGGAATCGTAGAAGTCGCTACTCAAAAGGTCACCTGGCCGGATATAGGTGAGGACTACAGAAATTCTTATATAACCAATCTCAAGTGGAACCCCAAATCCAATAAGCTGTATATACAAAAGCTAAACCGCAATCAAAACGTCATGGACATTTTTGTCGCGGAAGCAGGCAGCCGGAATACCGAAAAGATTTATACCGAACAAGAAGATACCTTTCTGGATGCTTTTGACCTGGTCTGGCTCAACGGCGGTTCCGATTTTCTGTGGATGAGTGAAAATGACGGCTGGAGACACCTGTACAAGATCACTTCGGACGGCAAACAAAAAACGTGTATCACCCCGGGAGAATTCGATGTGTTCAATAAAACACAGGTCAGGGCAGCCCCCAAAAGCAAATGGGTGTACTTCCACGCTTCCCCGGAAAACAGCCTGCACCTGTATCTGTTCAGGGCCAGCCTGGACGGAAAAGGAAAGATCGAAAGAATTACACCCGAAAAAGAAACAGGGACCCATAAATACGATATTTCACCGGATGGCAAATGGGCTTTCCAGAATTTTTCACGCTTTGATATCCCTACCCGGACAAGGCTGGTAAAATTACCCGCCCACAAGGTGGTTAAAACGATGGAGGACAATGCAGCGCTGAGCAGTAAGATCGAAGCGATCCACCCTTCTCCGGTCACGTACTCCGAAATACAGATTGAAGATGATGTGGCATTGGATTCGTGGATGATAAAGCCGCCGAACTTTGATGCTTCAAAAAAATACCCCGTTGTTTTCCACGTATACAGCATGCCCGCAAACCAGACTACGGCCGACCTTTGGAAAGGCCGGAATTATTTCTTTTACCAGTTCTTGGCTAAGAACGGGTTTATCGTCATGGGGATTGACGGCCGCGGGACACCGGTCCTCAAAGGAAAAAAGTGGCGAAAATCGATTTACCTCAAACACGGTATACTGCCCGCCGATGATATTGCAAAAGCAACAAAAGCAATGGCGGCACAACACCCCTATATCAATGCCGAAAAGATCGGGGCCTACGGATGGAGTGGCGGCGGCCTTATGAGCCTCTTACTGGTATTGCGGCACCCGGATGTTTTCAATACCGCCATACCGGGCGCCTACCTGTCCCACCACAAGTACTATCACGCCGGCTTTACGGAAAGGTATATGGGCACACCGCAGCAAAATCCCGAAGCCTATGAAGAAACCGCAGCCCTTAATTATGTAAAAAACCTCAAGGGCAATCTTTTACTGGTACACGGTACGGGAGATGACAATGTACACTATCAGAATACCGAAGCCCTTATCAACAAACTCACGGAGGAAAAGAAGGTATTTTCAGTAGTTCCCTATCCTAACCGGACTCATCGTATCAGGTCGGTCAAAGGAAGTCAATACCATCTGTTTAAAACATACTTAAACTTTTTCAGTCAACACTTACTCGGGGAATAG
- a CDS encoding sulfatase, which produces MKTGKLRVFLLVGLLALSSCREDKSKEPRLRDTAEIQRPNILFIPIDDLRPELGCYGNNVVKTPNIDKLASHGVVFNRAYCQQAVCTPSRTSLLTGLRPDSTRVWDLGTNFRDHMPDLVTLPQFFKNNGYYTVGFGKTFHNIFPDTISWNEKLHVDGFPFDPDAVYTDPDNLIIQKEKELRLLKNGKAGFDHYGFIYTKAKAFETADVDDDDYYDGAQTTMAIKKLGELKDRKQPFFLSIGFYKPHLPLNAPEKYWDLYNSEDIPLAPNPYVPKGSPLFAVHGDAELRAYTGSHDLPKPQDEPWEERRQREIKHAYYACVSYIDTQVGRLLEELDRLGLRENTIVVLWGDHGWKLGEHNSWAKMSNYEIDTRVPLIISGKGVKEKGKTSNSLTEFVDVYPTLCDLAGFEVPEYLQGKSLNPLLKDVNTEIKDAAYSQFLLGRFGPAEYRKQERMGYTVRTDRYRYMEWYHWDKNTKSKGELIAKELFDHENDPRENINIAKDPANKALIAQMHRELSKGFDLKD; this is translated from the coding sequence ATGAAAACAGGTAAACTCCGGGTATTTCTACTTGTTGGCCTTTTGGCCCTGAGTTCTTGCAGGGAAGATAAAAGTAAAGAGCCCCGATTAAGAGATACGGCAGAAATACAAAGGCCCAACATACTGTTTATCCCCATTGATGACCTGAGGCCCGAACTGGGATGTTACGGCAATAATGTTGTTAAGACCCCCAATATAGACAAACTTGCATCCCATGGCGTGGTCTTTAACCGCGCATACTGTCAACAAGCTGTCTGTACCCCTTCGCGTACCAGCTTATTAACAGGCCTCAGGCCCGATTCGACCCGGGTATGGGACCTGGGGACCAATTTCAGGGATCACATGCCGGACCTGGTGACATTACCGCAATTTTTTAAGAATAACGGGTATTATACGGTAGGTTTCGGAAAAACCTTCCACAACATATTCCCCGATACGATATCCTGGAATGAAAAATTACATGTCGATGGCTTTCCATTCGATCCCGATGCGGTTTATACTGACCCGGACAACCTGATTATCCAAAAGGAAAAAGAACTTCGGCTTTTAAAAAACGGAAAGGCCGGATTTGACCACTACGGCTTTATTTATACTAAGGCAAAAGCCTTTGAAACGGCGGATGTAGACGATGATGACTATTATGACGGCGCCCAGACCACGATGGCCATCAAAAAGCTGGGAGAACTAAAAGACAGAAAGCAACCGTTCTTTTTGTCCATCGGGTTTTATAAGCCCCACCTCCCTCTTAACGCTCCGGAAAAATACTGGGACCTATACAACAGCGAAGACATTCCCCTGGCCCCTAATCCATACGTTCCCAAAGGCAGCCCCCTTTTTGCTGTACACGGCGATGCGGAATTACGGGCATATACAGGTAGTCATGATCTGCCGAAACCACAAGACGAACCCTGGGAGGAGAGACGGCAGCGGGAAATAAAGCATGCCTATTACGCCTGCGTATCCTATATAGATACACAGGTGGGAAGGTTACTGGAGGAACTGGACCGCCTGGGGCTCAGGGAAAATACCATTGTTGTCCTATGGGGAGATCACGGATGGAAACTCGGAGAACACAACAGTTGGGCAAAAATGTCCAATTACGAAATAGACACCCGAGTTCCCCTCATTATCAGTGGAAAAGGAGTGAAGGAAAAAGGAAAAACATCAAATTCCCTGACCGAATTCGTAGACGTCTATCCCACTCTTTGCGATCTTGCCGGATTTGAAGTCCCGGAATATTTACAGGGTAAAAGCCTCAACCCCCTGTTAAAGGATGTGAATACGGAAATAAAAGATGCCGCCTACAGTCAATTCCTGCTCGGAAGGTTCGGCCCTGCCGAATACAGAAAACAGGAAAGAATGGGATATACCGTCCGAACGGACCGCTACCGGTATATGGAGTGGTACCATTGGGATAAAAACACAAAATCAAAAGGAGAACTCATTGCTAAAGAGCTCTTCGACCATGAAAATGACCCCCGGGAAAATATCAATATAGCCAAAGACCCTGCAAACAAGGCATTAATAGCGCAAATGCACCGGGAATTGAGTAAGGGGTTTGATTTAAAGGATTAA
- a CDS encoding discoidin domain-containing protein, translated as MKTIKMNVIKKVSGLLMAFCISANFVSCSSDLVEEETVMEKPDEEPDDNTYPDEVFTANRPDQEPLNVVYFIPTDFVNVYESKESTIQSNLSEAMLFAQEWYKKQMELGGYPDKTFALFTRNSNTDVRVIPVYGNKASDEYANNNEVRTEVRTYLESIPDEAGGAHTLILCDDGTGFQNNANGRMAVARSPDDFTMVNTGKTIDGLQLLTSVKYGTLLHELGHALNAPHVAHQASESPYLSIMGGGGANRWDTGGREDEVKFLASSLAIFDVCAVFNKTDNGIDYYAEEPDVKMVSYAVEKDNSIQATKATFTFTSDIPAKYLYVGMDAEPTATNSDYDKVAFTTTAMPTGNTNEYKAELEMPYSEFFNGFDRDGIKTDNNIEFSVNILTENGFREIPLTYNFTISSANSPEPDNNINKETVVLSDRSTWSITANTTTHGQPIAQGAETMLDGDFSTFWFSDWPTQSASDTPHIINVDMGEENTFNGIYMHSLRTPNPQFRPKHVLVELSSDNIVFTTAADYTEPINNTDVKVLFDNEQTARYIRITVDEVYTGNGVENLTINELDIIVD; from the coding sequence ATGAAAACCATCAAGATGAATGTTATCAAAAAAGTTTCAGGGCTGCTTATGGCATTTTGTATTTCTGCAAACTTTGTTTCCTGCTCCTCTGATCTGGTTGAAGAGGAAACCGTAATGGAAAAGCCCGATGAAGAACCGGATGACAATACCTACCCCGACGAAGTCTTTACCGCGAACAGGCCCGATCAGGAACCGCTCAATGTGGTGTATTTTATACCTACCGACTTTGTAAATGTTTATGAATCAAAAGAAAGTACGATTCAGTCTAATTTGAGTGAAGCCATGCTTTTTGCCCAGGAATGGTATAAAAAGCAAATGGAATTAGGAGGGTATCCGGATAAAACCTTTGCATTATTTACCAGGAACTCAAATACCGATGTACGCGTGATCCCTGTTTACGGAAATAAGGCCAGCGATGAATATGCGAATAACAATGAGGTAAGAACTGAGGTCAGGACCTACCTTGAAAGTATACCGGATGAGGCAGGCGGAGCGCACACTCTTATATTATGTGATGATGGTACAGGTTTTCAGAATAATGCAAATGGCAGAATGGCGGTTGCCAGATCACCTGATGATTTTACGATGGTAAACACGGGGAAAACAATAGATGGCCTACAGCTATTAACCTCGGTAAAATACGGTACGCTACTTCATGAACTGGGCCATGCACTAAACGCCCCGCACGTTGCGCACCAGGCTTCAGAAAGTCCTTATCTGAGTATTATGGGAGGAGGCGGAGCTAACAGATGGGATACCGGAGGCCGGGAAGACGAAGTGAAATTTCTCGCTTCGAGCTTAGCCATATTCGATGTTTGCGCAGTTTTTAATAAAACCGATAATGGTATTGATTACTATGCGGAGGAACCGGATGTAAAGATGGTCTCTTACGCCGTTGAAAAAGATAATAGCATTCAGGCGACCAAAGCAACTTTTACCTTCACGTCAGATATTCCCGCAAAATATCTTTATGTCGGTATGGATGCAGAACCGACAGCTACAAACTCTGACTATGATAAAGTTGCATTTACAACAACGGCAATGCCTACCGGAAATACAAATGAATATAAGGCCGAACTTGAGATGCCGTATTCAGAATTTTTTAACGGCTTTGATCGGGATGGAATTAAAACAGACAATAACATCGAGTTTTCTGTAAACATACTTACCGAAAACGGTTTCAGAGAAATTCCGCTTACGTATAATTTTACTATTTCTTCAGCCAACAGTCCGGAGCCGGATAATAATATCAATAAAGAAACTGTTGTGCTTTCAGACCGCTCAACATGGTCGATCACTGCAAATACTACAACACATGGCCAACCAATTGCCCAGGGAGCCGAGACTATGCTGGATGGAGACTTCAGTACCTTCTGGTTTTCAGACTGGCCCACGCAATCTGCTTCAGATACGCCGCATATCATAAATGTGGATATGGGAGAGGAAAACACCTTTAACGGTATTTATATGCACTCTCTCAGAACGCCCAACCCGCAATTCAGGCCCAAGCATGTTCTTGTTGAACTGAGCAGTGATAATATCGTGTTTACCACTGCCGCAGATTATACGGAACCCATAAATAATACGGATGTAAAGGTACTGTTTGACAATGAGCAGACGGCGCGCTATATCAGGATTACCGTAGATGAGGTCTACACGGGTAATGGCGTAGAAAATTTAACTATTAACGAGCTTGATATCATTGTCGATTAA